Proteins from a single region of Megachile rotundata isolate GNS110a chromosome 7, iyMegRotu1, whole genome shotgun sequence:
- the LOC100883063 gene encoding uncharacterized protein LOC100883063 isoform X2, which yields MATPPQRRRGFRRGQSTTIGDSATAESHQHEASIYRISRNPANRQVIPRARNTSGREEVVRFYPISHKTLENRQQNLASLIDELGTSSDISSTRLTPQSPSTTVTSVASREKAPTRTNATNASSKPVSRQKVIGVSVTSTVEATPYKVRVEHYDAGDSTVVTRAPGSASSSLRESKERSTTVRPLPTRTTTTARTTTVTTKTSTVMSPSSSFVTEELSNIVSESNRSEFSVDEGSPSTSWRGQGSVTPGPATKHTPTYVEHRTEVNVSSPNSQEDMITLPTEENYELPEENAEPKEYNEEPEERFQAQGRKAGRHYDTSQYNRPGSKMYSQSSKNYKSSRPYEPAKLYNEPAKVYGEPEKVYGEPAKVYSEPAKVYSEPAKVYGEPAKVYSEPAKVYGEPEKVYSEPSKVYSEPAKIYSEPAKVYSQPAKVYSEPSKIYDSEGEPLNRQHAGEPEQNYEVDESVSVSSNGNVHGPQLILTEPSNASEVEDGHKVGYVVEGRNYRKYRVEERTPDGFIVGEYGVVSHDDGSLRGVRYTADGTINPRLIYDALMKFLAL from the coding sequence ATGGCGACACCACCCCAGCGACGTAGAGGTTTCCGACGAGGACAGTCAACGACAATCGGGGACAGCGCAACAGCCGAGTCGCACCAGCACGAGGCATCGATTTACCGAATATCTCGAAATCCTGCCAACAGACAGGTCATCCCAAGAGCGCGGAACACCAGTGGCCGGGAAGAGGTGGTTCGTTTCTATCCGATAAGCCATAAAACCCTGGAGAACCGACAGCAGAACTTAGCCTCGTTGATCGACGAATTGGGCACCAGCAGCGATATATCGTCGACGAGATTAACGCCTCAGAGTCCGAGCACCACGGTTACGTCAGTGGCGTCTCGAGAGAAGGCACCGACGAGGACAAACGCTACCAATGCATCTAGCAAGCCAGTCAGTCGGCAAAAGGTCATAGGCGTCAGCGTGACATCCACAGTGGAAGCCACGCCGTACAAGGTCAGGGTGGAGCACTACGATGCCGGTGATTCGACCGTTGTCACCCGAGCTCCAGGTTCTGCCAGCAGTTCCTTGAGAGAGTCGAAAGAACGGAGTACCACGGTGAGGCCTCTACCGACGAGAACGACCACCACCGCGAGAACGACGACTGTCACGACGAAGACGTCGACGGTGATGTCACCCTCCTCCAGCTTCGTCACCGAGGAGCTCAGCAACATCGTGTCCGAGTCGAACAGGAGCGAGTTCTCCGTCGACGAAGGTTCACCGAGCACCAGCTGGCGGGGCCAAGGTTCGGTAACTCCTGGACCAGCAACGAAGCACACGCCTACCTACGTCGAACATCGAACGGAGGTCAACGTCTCCTCGCCTAACTCTCAGGAGGACATGATAACTCTTCCTACGGAGGAAAATTACGAGCTGCCGGAAGAGAACGCGGAACCAAAGGAGTACAACGAGGAGCCAGAAGAACGTTTTCAGGCGCAAGGTCGGAAGGCCGGTAGACATTACGATACTTCGCAGTACAATCGACCTGGCTCCAAAATGTACTCCCAGTCGTCGAAGAACTACAAATCGTCACGACCGTACGAACCAGCGAAGCTGTATAACGAACCGGCGAAAGTGTACGGGGAACCAGAGAAAGTGTACGGAGAACCTGCCAAGGTGTACAGCGAGCCTGCCAAGGTTTACAGCGAGCCGGCGAAAGTGTACGGGGAACCAGCCAAGGTGTACAGCGAACCCGCGAAGGTCTACGGTGAACCTGAAAAGGTCTACTCGGAACCGTCCAAGGTCTACTCGGAACCGGCCAAGATTTACTCCGAGCCGGCTAAGGTTTACTCGCAACCCGCCAAAGTGTACAGCGAGCCTAGCAAGATTTACGATTCCGAGGGGGAGCCGTTGAATCGGCAGCACGCCGGGGAACCTGAACAGAATTACGAAGTCGACGAGTCGGTCAGTGTGAGCAGCAATGGGAACGTTCATGGGCCTCAACTGATCCTCACGGAGCCCTCGAACGCTTCCGAGGTCGAGGATGGCCACAAAGTAGGCTACGTGGTCGAGGGCAGGAACTACAGGAAATACAGGGTCGAGGAGAGGACTCCGGATGGCTTCATCGTCGGGGAATACGGTGTGGTTAGCCACGATGATGGCTCGTTGAGAGGTGTACGGTACACCGCGGACGGGACTATCAATCCTCGACTGATTTATGACGCATTGATGAAGTTCCTTGCTCTATGA
- the LOC100883063 gene encoding uncharacterized protein LOC100883063 isoform X1 codes for MAYGISLQTTATSTVLFLLVLLQAALVWDEVHSAPAKRNDILAGTEFLSVFINGAMATPPQRRRGFRRGQSTTIGDSATAESHQHEASIYRISRNPANRQVIPRARNTSGREEVVRFYPISHKTLENRQQNLASLIDELGTSSDISSTRLTPQSPSTTVTSVASREKAPTRTNATNASSKPVSRQKVIGVSVTSTVEATPYKVRVEHYDAGDSTVVTRAPGSASSSLRESKERSTTVRPLPTRTTTTARTTTVTTKTSTVMSPSSSFVTEELSNIVSESNRSEFSVDEGSPSTSWRGQGSVTPGPATKHTPTYVEHRTEVNVSSPNSQEDMITLPTEENYELPEENAEPKEYNEEPEERFQAQGRKAGRHYDTSQYNRPGSKMYSQSSKNYKSSRPYEPAKLYNEPAKVYGEPEKVYGEPAKVYSEPAKVYSEPAKVYGEPAKVYSEPAKVYGEPEKVYSEPSKVYSEPAKIYSEPAKVYSQPAKVYSEPSKIYDSEGEPLNRQHAGEPEQNYEVDESVSVSSNGNVHGPQLILTEPSNASEVEDGHKVGYVVEGRNYRKYRVEERTPDGFIVGEYGVVSHDDGSLRGVRYTADGTINPRLIYDALMKFLAL; via the coding sequence GTACTGCTGCAGGCGGCACTGGTGTGGGACGAAGTACACAGCGCTCCAGCGAAAAGAAACGACATCCTTGCGGGCACGGAATTCCTGTCAGTCTTCATAAACGGCGCCATGGCGACACCACCCCAGCGACGTAGAGGTTTCCGACGAGGACAGTCAACGACAATCGGGGACAGCGCAACAGCCGAGTCGCACCAGCACGAGGCATCGATTTACCGAATATCTCGAAATCCTGCCAACAGACAGGTCATCCCAAGAGCGCGGAACACCAGTGGCCGGGAAGAGGTGGTTCGTTTCTATCCGATAAGCCATAAAACCCTGGAGAACCGACAGCAGAACTTAGCCTCGTTGATCGACGAATTGGGCACCAGCAGCGATATATCGTCGACGAGATTAACGCCTCAGAGTCCGAGCACCACGGTTACGTCAGTGGCGTCTCGAGAGAAGGCACCGACGAGGACAAACGCTACCAATGCATCTAGCAAGCCAGTCAGTCGGCAAAAGGTCATAGGCGTCAGCGTGACATCCACAGTGGAAGCCACGCCGTACAAGGTCAGGGTGGAGCACTACGATGCCGGTGATTCGACCGTTGTCACCCGAGCTCCAGGTTCTGCCAGCAGTTCCTTGAGAGAGTCGAAAGAACGGAGTACCACGGTGAGGCCTCTACCGACGAGAACGACCACCACCGCGAGAACGACGACTGTCACGACGAAGACGTCGACGGTGATGTCACCCTCCTCCAGCTTCGTCACCGAGGAGCTCAGCAACATCGTGTCCGAGTCGAACAGGAGCGAGTTCTCCGTCGACGAAGGTTCACCGAGCACCAGCTGGCGGGGCCAAGGTTCGGTAACTCCTGGACCAGCAACGAAGCACACGCCTACCTACGTCGAACATCGAACGGAGGTCAACGTCTCCTCGCCTAACTCTCAGGAGGACATGATAACTCTTCCTACGGAGGAAAATTACGAGCTGCCGGAAGAGAACGCGGAACCAAAGGAGTACAACGAGGAGCCAGAAGAACGTTTTCAGGCGCAAGGTCGGAAGGCCGGTAGACATTACGATACTTCGCAGTACAATCGACCTGGCTCCAAAATGTACTCCCAGTCGTCGAAGAACTACAAATCGTCACGACCGTACGAACCAGCGAAGCTGTATAACGAACCGGCGAAAGTGTACGGGGAACCAGAGAAAGTGTACGGAGAACCTGCCAAGGTGTACAGCGAGCCTGCCAAGGTTTACAGCGAGCCGGCGAAAGTGTACGGGGAACCAGCCAAGGTGTACAGCGAACCCGCGAAGGTCTACGGTGAACCTGAAAAGGTCTACTCGGAACCGTCCAAGGTCTACTCGGAACCGGCCAAGATTTACTCCGAGCCGGCTAAGGTTTACTCGCAACCCGCCAAAGTGTACAGCGAGCCTAGCAAGATTTACGATTCCGAGGGGGAGCCGTTGAATCGGCAGCACGCCGGGGAACCTGAACAGAATTACGAAGTCGACGAGTCGGTCAGTGTGAGCAGCAATGGGAACGTTCATGGGCCTCAACTGATCCTCACGGAGCCCTCGAACGCTTCCGAGGTCGAGGATGGCCACAAAGTAGGCTACGTGGTCGAGGGCAGGAACTACAGGAAATACAGGGTCGAGGAGAGGACTCCGGATGGCTTCATCGTCGGGGAATACGGTGTGGTTAGCCACGATGATGGCTCGTTGAGAGGTGTACGGTACACCGCGGACGGGACTATCAATCCTCGACTGATTTATGACGCATTGATGAAGTTCCTTGCTCTATGA